The following proteins come from a genomic window of Halobaculum sp. MBLA0147:
- a CDS encoding APC family permease yields MTDDLERDLGLYATVTISMGAMIGSGIFVLPALGLKEAGPAVIVAYVLAGLVVLPAALSKAEMATAMPESGGTYLYIDRAMGPLAGTVAGLGAWFSLVFKSSFALVGLGAYLLLLVPLSDGLVKAVALGLAALIVVLNVVGTEQSGKAQSIVVTAVVVALVAYVVDAGFAVDTARFSGFAAEGADGVVTAAAFVFVSYAGVTKIASVAEEIENPDRNLPLGILVSMGAMVVLYTLVVAAVVGLNDPTTLTTSGPGGGPSLTPMADGAGRLFGGVGVVVISVVAILALTSMANAGVLASSRFPLAMSRDSLAPETLAGVSERFKTPATAILVTGGLLLALIAFVDVVDLAKLASAFQILVFSIVNVALIVFRTSDVDSYQPSFRAPGYPVVQVVGLVGGLALLTQMGTVPILGAAGIVVGGVAWYLVYGRSRTDREGALAVVLARYRDGGTEAHE; encoded by the coding sequence GTGACGGACGATCTAGAGCGAGACCTGGGGCTGTACGCGACGGTCACGATCAGTATGGGTGCGATGATCGGGAGCGGTATCTTCGTGTTGCCCGCACTCGGACTGAAAGAGGCCGGGCCTGCGGTGATCGTCGCGTACGTGCTGGCGGGACTGGTCGTGCTGCCGGCGGCGCTCTCGAAGGCCGAGATGGCCACCGCGATGCCGGAGTCCGGCGGCACGTACCTCTACATCGACCGGGCGATGGGCCCGTTGGCCGGCACCGTCGCCGGACTCGGTGCGTGGTTCTCGCTCGTGTTCAAGAGCTCCTTCGCACTGGTCGGGTTGGGGGCGTACCTCCTGTTGCTGGTCCCGCTGTCGGACGGACTGGTGAAGGCCGTCGCACTGGGGCTGGCGGCGCTGATCGTCGTGCTCAACGTCGTCGGTACCGAACAGAGTGGGAAGGCGCAGTCGATCGTCGTCACAGCCGTGGTGGTGGCACTGGTGGCGTACGTCGTCGACGCCGGCTTCGCCGTCGACACGGCTCGGTTCAGCGGGTTCGCCGCAGAGGGAGCCGACGGCGTCGTCACCGCGGCGGCGTTCGTGTTCGTCTCCTACGCCGGGGTGACGAAGATCGCCAGCGTCGCCGAGGAGATCGAGAACCCCGACCGGAACCTCCCGCTGGGGATCCTCGTCTCGATGGGCGCGATGGTGGTGTTGTACACGCTGGTCGTCGCGGCGGTGGTCGGGCTCAACGATCCGACGACGTTGACCACCAGCGGGCCGGGTGGCGGGCCGTCGTTGACGCCGATGGCCGACGGCGCCGGTCGACTGTTCGGTGGAGTCGGCGTCGTGGTGATCTCCGTGGTCGCGATTCTGGCACTGACCAGCATGGCGAACGCCGGTGTGCTCGCGTCCTCGCGGTTCCCGCTGGCGATGAGTCGCGACTCGTTGGCACCTGAGACGCTCGCCGGGGTCAGCGAGCGGTTCAAGACACCCGCGACCGCCATCCTCGTGACCGGCGGGCTCCTGCTCGCACTGATCGCGTTCGTCGACGTGGTCGACCTCGCGAAGTTGGCGAGCGCGTTCCAGATCCTCGTGTTCTCGATCGTCAACGTCGCGCTGATCGTGTTCCGCACGAGCGACGTCGACTCGTACCAGCCGTCGTTCCGAGCACCGGGCTACCCGGTCGTCCAGGTCGTCGGACTCGTCGGTGGGCTCGCGCTGCTCACACAGATGGGGACCGTGCCGATCCTCGGCGCGGCTGGAATCGTCGTCGGCGGCGTCGCGTGGTACCTCGTCTACGGCCGGTCGCGAACCGACCGCGAGGGCGCACTCGCCGTCGTCCTCGCGCGGTACCGCGACGGCGGGACCGAAGCACACGAGTGA
- a CDS encoding methyl-accepting chemotaxis protein — protein sequence MKLLVAFGLIAVLLGGFTIAAAGSTSSLAQDRAETRAVEDAERRALALERWSDGVERRAAQLATAPAVASGDTDAVAERLAAVGDTLGEGVAAVHYVSDGEIAASTADGATLPDAAFDAATGSTPTYTDGFRSSSVDGLAVAYVHPTAEGALVYTLAPNAVVDGTVGSTDDDGTQSATESYLVDDERTVVATTDANVILATPDAGVSGASVPTLDGAVTAAAAGDGAAGVVAVDGFGVGESGGADGGSDGASTDDGSATAGDGRALVSYAGVAGTPWAVVVQTDAETAFAVGDHATSAVVGVALLALVSLVLFGSTVGSTTVIQTRDLQNRANRVADGELDVPFPTRRTDAFGDVRQSMDQMRRTLTEEIEAAERAEREAETTRREAEDLSRTVTERAASYATELEAAAAGDLTRRVATESDDTEFETDGAEAMHRVGVAVNELLAEYEETIRELSAFADDVTAAADDVTDAVGEATTVSERLSERLTEIEGDATTQRDEVASLADEIDRLSATAEEIAATTDEVAEASETAATAARDGADAAEAAIDEMDETVATIDETVAAVDELAERVDRVTEVVDLISDVADETDMLAINASIEAARAGGDGSGVDGDGFAVVAEEVKALAGEAKESAAEVNEQLTAIREQTETAVDRADDADETLASAAETVEDALTQLSDIVDHVERTDDSVAEISRATAEQAESTQAASEVVDDVRTISERTAADADDLVGAADDQRRVIGTAADTTDRLADDAERLRASLAELTVRDDEGTATGASPRPATTDD from the coding sequence GTGAAGCTCCTCGTCGCCTTCGGACTCATCGCGGTGTTGCTCGGTGGGTTCACGATCGCGGCGGCGGGGTCGACGAGTTCGCTGGCGCAGGACCGTGCCGAGACGCGGGCCGTAGAAGACGCCGAGCGGCGCGCACTCGCGCTGGAACGGTGGAGCGACGGCGTCGAACGACGGGCGGCACAGCTCGCGACGGCACCGGCCGTCGCGTCGGGTGACACCGACGCCGTCGCCGAGCGGCTGGCCGCCGTGGGCGACACGCTCGGGGAGGGGGTCGCCGCCGTCCACTACGTGAGCGACGGCGAGATCGCGGCGTCGACCGCCGACGGGGCGACGCTCCCCGACGCGGCGTTCGACGCCGCCACGGGCTCGACGCCGACCTACACCGACGGGTTCCGGTCGTCGAGCGTCGACGGACTCGCCGTCGCGTACGTCCACCCGACGGCGGAGGGCGCACTGGTGTACACGCTCGCACCGAACGCAGTCGTCGACGGAACCGTCGGGAGTACGGACGACGACGGGACGCAGAGCGCGACGGAGAGCTACCTGGTCGACGACGAGCGGACGGTCGTCGCGACGACGGACGCGAACGTGATCCTCGCGACACCCGACGCCGGTGTGTCCGGGGCGAGCGTCCCCACACTCGACGGCGCGGTGACGGCCGCGGCGGCCGGTGACGGTGCCGCGGGTGTCGTCGCGGTCGACGGGTTCGGCGTCGGCGAGAGCGGCGGAGCCGACGGCGGGAGCGACGGAGCGTCGACCGACGACGGGTCGGCGACTGCGGGTGACGGACGCGCACTCGTGTCGTACGCCGGCGTCGCGGGCACGCCGTGGGCGGTCGTCGTCCAGACGGACGCCGAGACCGCGTTCGCGGTGGGCGATCACGCCACCTCGGCGGTCGTCGGTGTCGCGCTGCTCGCACTGGTGAGTCTCGTCCTGTTCGGCAGTACGGTCGGCTCGACGACGGTGATCCAGACGCGGGACCTCCAGAACCGGGCGAACCGTGTCGCAGACGGAGAGCTGGACGTCCCGTTCCCGACGCGACGGACCGACGCGTTCGGCGACGTGCGCCAGAGCATGGACCAGATGCGCCGGACGCTGACCGAGGAGATCGAGGCCGCCGAGCGCGCCGAGCGCGAGGCGGAGACGACCCGACGCGAGGCGGAGGACCTGTCCCGAACCGTGACCGAGCGTGCGGCGTCGTACGCGACGGAGTTGGAGGCCGCGGCGGCGGGCGACCTGACGCGGCGCGTGGCGACCGAGAGCGACGACACCGAGTTCGAGACCGACGGTGCCGAGGCGATGCACCGCGTCGGCGTCGCGGTCAACGAGTTGCTCGCGGAGTACGAGGAGACGATCCGGGAACTGTCGGCGTTCGCAGACGACGTGACCGCTGCCGCAGACGACGTGACCGACGCCGTCGGCGAGGCGACGACCGTCTCGGAGCGCCTCTCGGAGCGGCTGACGGAGATCGAGGGCGACGCGACGACACAGCGAGACGAGGTCGCCTCGCTGGCGGACGAGATCGACCGACTGTCGGCGACGGCGGAGGAGATCGCCGCGACGACGGACGAGGTCGCCGAGGCCTCCGAGACCGCCGCGACGGCGGCCCGAGACGGGGCCGACGCCGCGGAGGCGGCCATCGACGAGATGGACGAGACGGTGGCGACGATCGACGAGACGGTCGCGGCCGTCGACGAGTTGGCCGAGCGCGTCGACCGCGTGACGGAGGTGGTCGACCTGATCTCCGACGTGGCCGACGAGACGGACATGCTGGCGATCAACGCCTCCATCGAGGCGGCCCGGGCCGGCGGCGACGGCAGCGGCGTCGACGGCGACGGGTTCGCGGTCGTCGCCGAGGAGGTGAAGGCGTTGGCGGGCGAGGCGAAGGAGTCGGCCGCGGAGGTGAACGAGCAGTTGACCGCCATCCGCGAGCAGACGGAGACCGCCGTGGACCGCGCCGACGACGCCGACGAGACGCTCGCGAGTGCCGCGGAGACGGTCGAGGACGCGCTCACGCAGCTGAGCGACATCGTCGACCACGTCGAGCGGACGGACGACAGCGTCGCCGAGATCTCGCGTGCGACGGCCGAACAGGCGGAGTCGACACAGGCCGCCTCGGAGGTCGTCGACGACGTGCGGACGATCAGCGAGCGGACGGCCGCGGACGCAGACGACCTCGTCGGGGCGGCCGACGACCAACGGCGCGTGATCGGCACCGCGGCGGACACGACGGACCGGCTCGCGGACGACGCAGAACGGCTCCGCGCCTCGCTGGCGGAGCTGACCGTCCGCGACGACGAGGGGACGGCGACCGGCGCCAGCCCACGACCGGCGACGACGGACGACTGA
- a CDS encoding sensor histidine kinase: MTDASGSTPRRVARGVVARVGEARVLVVVSCALLAVPLYDVVDDVVADGTTLASTLVENALFLLLTIGFVVASFRLARSDWREEHVSLVARWSLFGTVSVTLVYLVVLGIQIGVQGRYKPLVIAADGVVVGGLVTFVAGLYHARGRRAAEAARVERDRAEALFDNAGDAMLAVKFVDGEPVVQRANRSFRETFDTGERELSDTRVGEVLDDRVVARAAGDRVSGYENRLDGVAGESTTTDGGTAADGASDVTVGGESDHGRPAESENGDDGPTSVHDLPPFAGDPEAETELRVSTPDGVDDFLVDFVPVTSVDPEPGVGVSDAVVAAETSGRPPGSAADERAAGDERESSEGYLVFTDIGEQKERARQFDALAEGVAALFDAREPVAVADAVRNVLTELFDDAVVGVWAFDPDDEVFRPVTATAESSSGEPVVSSVPVVDTAHDGSGGAVDDEGRRESPLSGEERGTATADDDGVGELAGGRGPRFRPVDDGITLDTDELAAALADRGTPPAETVTRRLGGSHRLVVARTEAELEPAHRHVVDLLANNADAAIERAERETELERRADQLEFVNSLIRHDVQNAMTVVRSRGEVLAETLDGREESYAETVVDRSETVIDLVDRFRALLDALADERGESVEPVHLEEPLTERVENLRARHRNVSVEVTGETDVTVAADEMVGNVIGNVLDNAVDHHDGDEPSVTVSVTPRDQTVAVRIADDGPGIPDEEKEAVFRRGNRGLKDADIGSGFGLFFVDAMLERYGGDASVEDNEMGGTTVVLRFQRPDE, encoded by the coding sequence ATGACAGACGCTAGCGGATCGACACCCCGTCGGGTCGCGCGGGGTGTCGTGGCCCGCGTCGGCGAGGCGCGCGTCCTCGTCGTCGTGAGTTGTGCGCTGTTGGCGGTGCCGCTGTACGACGTGGTCGACGACGTGGTCGCGGACGGGACGACGCTGGCGTCGACGCTGGTCGAGAACGCACTCTTCCTGCTGTTGACGATCGGGTTCGTGGTCGCCAGTTTCAGACTCGCACGCTCGGACTGGCGCGAGGAGCACGTATCGCTCGTCGCCCGGTGGTCGCTGTTCGGGACCGTGTCGGTCACGCTCGTCTACCTCGTCGTGCTCGGGATCCAGATCGGCGTCCAGGGGCGGTACAAGCCGCTGGTGATCGCCGCCGACGGGGTGGTCGTCGGGGGGCTGGTGACGTTCGTCGCCGGACTCTACCACGCACGGGGTCGCCGAGCGGCCGAAGCCGCGCGGGTGGAACGCGACCGGGCGGAGGCGCTGTTCGACAACGCCGGCGACGCGATGTTGGCCGTCAAGTTCGTCGACGGTGAGCCGGTCGTACAGCGGGCCAACCGCTCGTTCCGCGAGACGTTCGACACCGGCGAGAGGGAGTTGTCGGACACGCGAGTCGGCGAGGTGTTGGACGACCGCGTCGTCGCGCGTGCCGCCGGCGACCGCGTGAGCGGCTACGAGAACCGTCTCGACGGTGTCGCGGGAGAGAGCACGACGACAGACGGCGGGACGGCGGCGGATGGGGCGAGTGACGTGACGGTAGGCGGTGAGTCGGACCACGGACGACCAGCGGAGAGTGAGAACGGCGACGACGGGCCGACGAGTGTCCACGACCTGCCGCCGTTCGCCGGCGACCCGGAGGCGGAGACGGAGTTGCGCGTCTCGACGCCGGACGGCGTCGACGACTTCCTCGTGGACTTCGTGCCAGTGACGAGCGTGGACCCGGAGCCGGGTGTCGGCGTCTCTGACGCGGTTGTCGCCGCGGAGACCTCGGGCCGTCCGCCGGGGAGCGCCGCGGACGAGCGGGCGGCGGGTGACGAGCGCGAATCGTCGGAGGGGTACCTCGTGTTCACCGACATCGGGGAACAGAAGGAGCGCGCACGGCAGTTCGACGCGCTCGCGGAGGGTGTCGCGGCGTTGTTCGACGCCCGCGAACCCGTCGCCGTCGCGGACGCCGTGCGGAACGTCCTGACGGAACTGTTCGACGACGCCGTCGTCGGCGTGTGGGCGTTCGACCCCGACGACGAGGTGTTCCGACCCGTCACGGCGACGGCGGAGTCCTCGTCCGGCGAGCCGGTGGTCTCGTCGGTGCCGGTGGTCGACACCGCACACGACGGCTCCGGCGGTGCCGTCGACGACGAGGGGCGTAGGGAGTCACCCCTGTCGGGCGAGGAGCGCGGGACGGCGACGGCCGACGACGACGGCGTCGGCGAACTCGCCGGTGGGCGCGGCCCGCGGTTCCGGCCGGTCGACGACGGGATCACCCTCGACACGGACGAACTCGCGGCGGCACTCGCGGACCGCGGGACTCCGCCGGCAGAGACCGTGACGCGACGCCTCGGCGGCAGTCACCGCCTCGTCGTCGCACGGACGGAGGCGGAACTCGAACCCGCACACAGGCACGTCGTCGACCTGTTGGCGAACAACGCCGACGCGGCCATCGAGCGCGCCGAGCGCGAGACGGAGTTGGAACGCCGCGCCGACCAGTTGGAGTTCGTCAACAGCCTGATCCGCCACGACGTACAGAACGCGATGACCGTCGTCCGGTCGCGCGGCGAGGTGCTGGCGGAGACCTTAGACGGGCGCGAGGAGTCGTACGCCGAGACCGTCGTGGACCGCAGCGAGACCGTCATCGACCTCGTCGACCGCTTCCGGGCGCTCCTCGACGCCTTGGCGGACGAGCGCGGCGAGTCCGTCGAACCGGTGCACCTGGAAGAGCCGCTGACGGAACGTGTCGAGAATCTCCGGGCACGTCACCGGAACGTCTCCGTCGAGGTGACCGGCGAGACGGACGTGACGGTAGCGGCCGACGAGATGGTGGGCAACGTGATCGGCAACGTCCTCGACAACGCGGTCGACCACCACGACGGCGACGAGCCGTCCGTGACCGTCTCCGTCACGCCTCGCGACCAGACCGTCGCGGTCCGGATCGCCGACGACGGACCGGGCATCCCCGACGAGGAGAAGGAGGCGGTGTTCAGACGGGGGAACCGCGGCCTGAAGGACGCCGACATCGGCTCTGGGTTCGGACTGTTCTTCGTGGACGCGATGCTGGAGCGCTACGGCGGCGACGCGAGCGTCGAGGACAACGAGATGGGCGGGACGACCGTCGTCCTCCGGTTCCAGCGGCCCGACGAGTGA
- a CDS encoding bacteriorhodopsin, whose protein sequence is MSAATTVFAREASYTVGTFALAIGAAVSLVAWYLDDQDEPPYDDAGYAMLVGITGLATLAYAGMANDLFVLRGAGEIEIQTLRYIDWAVTTPLLVGYLAYAAQADRNTVLAVIVADLLMIVLGFVGVLQTGVLVYVFGGLSTVAYVALVYYLFGPLARNLRASAGADKWAVYAKLRNLIGLLWFVYPVVWVLSPPALDVLTRATTGVLITYMDVAAKLGFVLIATNTAGVFDGLLIGESDYETELEAEGERATPGAVGTETDD, encoded by the coding sequence GTGAGCGCAGCGACGACCGTCTTCGCGCGGGAGGCCTCGTACACCGTCGGAACGTTCGCTCTGGCGATCGGAGCGGCCGTCTCGCTGGTCGCCTGGTACCTCGACGACCAGGACGAGCCGCCGTACGACGACGCGGGGTACGCGATGCTCGTCGGGATCACCGGACTGGCGACGCTGGCGTACGCCGGGATGGCGAACGACCTCTTCGTGCTCCGCGGAGCCGGCGAGATCGAGATCCAGACACTCCGGTACATCGACTGGGCCGTGACGACGCCGCTGTTGGTGGGGTACCTCGCCTACGCCGCGCAGGCCGACCGGAACACGGTGCTGGCCGTGATCGTCGCGGACCTGCTGATGATCGTGCTCGGCTTCGTCGGCGTGCTCCAGACCGGTGTCTTGGTGTACGTCTTCGGCGGACTGTCGACGGTCGCGTACGTCGCACTGGTGTACTACCTGTTCGGTCCCCTGGCGCGGAACCTGCGGGCGTCGGCCGGCGCCGACAAGTGGGCCGTCTACGCGAAGCTGCGGAACTTGATTGGACTACTCTGGTTCGTCTACCCGGTCGTGTGGGTGTTGTCGCCGCCGGCGCTCGACGTGCTCACGCGGGCGACGACGGGCGTGCTCATCACCTACATGGACGTGGCCGCGAAGCTCGGCTTCGTGTTGATCGCCACGAACACCGCCGGCGTGTTCGACGGGCTGTTGATCGGTGAGTCCGACTACGAGACCGAGTTGGAGGCCGAAGGCGAGCGCGCGACGCCCGGTGCGGTCGGCACGGAGACCGACGACTGA
- a CDS encoding response regulator — MTDTDGPTVLAVDDDQMVLETYDIWLGADYDLLTADTGTAALEILDGEADVDVVLLDRLMPEMAGDEVLAEIREREVDVRVALVTAVEPDADIAALDFDAYVQKALDRETVTRVVDELWDRVQFDETRREYRAVGEKLAALEEQYRSEELTTNERYRTLSDRFEELGDRLSNRAAELDGDDIVSAVDPPDAVEE; from the coding sequence ATGACGGACACAGACGGGCCCACGGTGCTCGCGGTCGACGACGACCAGATGGTCTTAGAGACGTACGACATCTGGCTCGGGGCCGACTACGACCTGCTGACGGCAGACACCGGGACGGCGGCTCTGGAGATCCTGGACGGCGAGGCGGACGTGGACGTGGTGTTGCTCGACCGCCTGATGCCGGAGATGGCGGGCGACGAGGTGCTCGCGGAGATCCGCGAGCGCGAGGTCGACGTGCGCGTGGCGCTGGTGACGGCCGTCGAACCGGACGCCGACATCGCGGCGTTGGACTTCGACGCCTACGTCCAGAAGGCGCTCGACCGAGAGACGGTGACCCGCGTCGTCGACGAACTGTGGGACCGCGTACAGTTCGACGAGACCCGCCGGGAGTACCGCGCCGTCGGCGAGAAGTTGGCCGCGTTGGAGGAACAGTACCGCAGCGAGGAGCTGACGACGAACGAGCGCTACCGCACGCTCTCGGACCGCTTCGAGGAACTCGGTGACCGACTCTCGAACCGCGCAGCGGAGCTCGACGGCGACGACATCGTCAGCGCCGTCGACCCGCCGGACGCCGTCGAGGAGTGA
- a CDS encoding response regulator, producing the protein MRTKIDSGRSLRVLHVDDDEAFGSLVADALERESESATVESVTSPAAALDRLAEETYDCVVSDYDMPERDGIEFLRAVRERFGDLPFVLFTGRGSEEVASEAISAGVTDYVQKDPGSTQFTVLWNRVENAVEGYRAERAVERTEEQYRRLIEASTDVVATVDGDGVVGYCSPAVERVLGYDPEAVVGHSFDEFLHPDAADTVARAFDRFLGRGGENGTETDTDGSGDRDTSGPDASDIDGQVTNSGGVDGRVVNRIDHAETGDGVETFTVECRVQHADGQWRWAELRVRDLRDDPLVDALVVYARDVTSRRRRERRLAALFERTRDVVRSDDRTELAASVVDAAADVVGLSVAAVYVPDGDVLDPVVTTDAAEDLLDPVPPLSVDDSVVGHVHRTGEAVFRDDVRDHEAVANPETPIRSELVLPVDGLGVFVAGSPDATAIGETERVLARLLVSTAEAVVDRFEREATIREREEKLAELQRRTEQFLNADDPREAASVAVDAAREAVGLPLTGVHLLDAEGNRLMPTAVDDAVVEKLGSKPVHERNAEPGTASALIWEHFDSGESLVVSDLREHVEADTTLATTSTPSVMLQPLGDHGVAIVSSTEPDAYDETDRLLFELLADTLTATLDRLERERELAERNRRLERQHDRLDEFVSIVGHDLRTPLETIRGSLELVAETDDPDDLRRARAAADRAGRLVDDLTELAVRGDRVDDREPTPVLELAEQCWLTVGDGEATLETHGSVTVAAAPDRLRRLLENLIGNAVEHAGEAPTVTVGALDSADETDGGSVPADGADTATGFYVADDGDGIEGDPDTVFERGYTTADEGTGLGLTIVREIAAAHGWQVRATESTSGGARFEVWFDPTESVESADED; encoded by the coding sequence ATGAGAACGAAAATCGATAGCGGGCGGTCACTTCGCGTCCTCCACGTCGACGACGACGAGGCGTTCGGATCGTTGGTCGCAGACGCCCTGGAACGCGAGTCGGAGTCGGCGACCGTCGAGAGCGTCACGAGTCCGGCGGCGGCACTGGATCGGCTCGCCGAGGAGACGTACGACTGTGTCGTCTCGGACTACGACATGCCGGAGCGCGACGGGATCGAGTTCCTGCGAGCCGTGCGCGAGCGGTTCGGCGACCTGCCGTTCGTCTTGTTCACCGGTCGCGGCAGCGAGGAGGTCGCCAGCGAGGCGATCTCGGCGGGCGTGACCGACTACGTCCAGAAGGACCCGGGGAGTACCCAGTTCACGGTGTTGTGGAATCGCGTCGAGAACGCAGTCGAGGGGTACCGCGCGGAACGAGCGGTCGAGCGCACGGAAGAGCAGTACCGCCGGCTGATCGAGGCGTCGACGGACGTGGTCGCCACGGTCGACGGCGACGGCGTGGTCGGCTACTGCAGCCCCGCCGTCGAGCGCGTGCTGGGGTACGATCCGGAGGCCGTCGTCGGCCACTCCTTCGACGAGTTCCTCCACCCGGACGCCGCCGACACGGTCGCTCGTGCCTTCGACCGGTTCCTGGGACGGGGTGGCGAGAACGGCACGGAGACGGACACTGACGGGTCGGGCGACCGCGACACGAGCGGCCCCGATGCGAGTGACATCGACGGCCAGGTCACGAACTCGGGCGGTGTCGACGGCCGGGTCGTGAACCGGATCGACCACGCAGAGACCGGCGACGGCGTCGAGACGTTCACCGTCGAGTGTCGTGTCCAGCACGCGGACGGGCAGTGGCGGTGGGCCGAACTCAGAGTGCGCGACCTCCGCGACGATCCACTGGTCGACGCACTGGTCGTGTACGCCAGAGACGTGACGAGTCGCCGACGACGCGAGCGGCGACTCGCCGCGCTGTTCGAGCGGACACGAGACGTAGTCCGCAGCGACGATCGGACGGAACTCGCCGCGTCCGTGGTCGACGCCGCCGCCGACGTGGTCGGACTCTCCGTCGCCGCCGTGTACGTTCCAGACGGCGACGTGCTGGACCCAGTCGTGACCACGGACGCGGCCGAAGACCTGTTGGACCCCGTCCCGCCGTTGTCCGTCGACGACTCCGTCGTCGGTCACGTCCACCGCACCGGAGAGGCGGTGTTCAGGGACGACGTGCGGGACCACGAGGCCGTCGCGAACCCGGAGACACCGATCAGGAGCGAACTCGTGCTCCCCGTCGACGGACTCGGTGTCTTCGTCGCCGGGTCTCCCGATGCGACGGCGATTGGCGAAACCGAGCGGGTCCTAGCACGGTTGCTCGTTTCCACTGCAGAGGCGGTCGTCGATCGCTTCGAGCGTGAAGCGACGATTCGCGAACGTGAAGAGAAACTCGCTGAGCTTCAACGACGTACAGAGCAGTTCCTCAACGCCGACGACCCGAGGGAAGCAGCGAGTGTCGCCGTCGATGCCGCTCGGGAGGCAGTTGGACTGCCACTGACCGGTGTCCACCTTCTAGACGCGGAGGGTAACCGACTTATGCCGACCGCGGTTGACGATGCTGTCGTCGAGAAACTCGGTAGTAAGCCGGTTCACGAACGGAATGCCGAACCAGGAACGGCGTCCGCACTCATCTGGGAGCACTTCGATTCTGGTGAATCACTCGTCGTCTCCGACTTACGTGAACATGTGGAAGCAGATACGACGCTGGCAACGACGTCGACCCCGTCGGTGATGCTCCAACCGCTCGGCGACCACGGGGTCGCCATCGTCTCCAGTACCGAGCCGGACGCGTACGACGAGACGGACAGACTCCTCTTCGAGTTGCTCGCGGACACGTTGACGGCGACACTCGACCGACTGGAACGGGAGCGTGAACTCGCAGAGCGGAACCGTCGGCTCGAACGCCAGCACGACCGGCTCGACGAGTTCGTCTCCATCGTCGGTCACGACCTCCGGACGCCGTTGGAGACGATCCGCGGCTCGCTCGAACTCGTGGCGGAGACCGACGACCCCGACGACCTCCGCCGGGCGCGGGCGGCGGCAGACAGAGCGGGCCGGCTCGTCGACGACCTGACGGAGTTGGCGGTACGCGGCGACCGCGTCGACGACCGAGAGCCGACCCCAGTCCTCGAGTTGGCCGAGCAGTGTTGGCTCACGGTCGGCGACGGCGAGGCGACGCTGGAGACGCACGGATCGGTGACGGTCGCCGCCGCTCCGGACCGCCTGCGGCGGCTGTTGGAGAACCTCATCGGGAACGCGGTCGAACACGCGGGCGAGGCACCGACGGTGACGGTCGGCGCGCTCGATTCGGCGGACGAGACGGACGGCGGATCTGTCCCGGCGGACGGGGCGGACACAGCGACGGGGTTCTACGTCGCCGACGACGGTGACGGCATCGAGGGAGACCCGGACACCGTCTTCGAGCGTGGGTACACGACCGCCGACGAGGGGACCGGACTCGGGCTCACCATCGTCCGCGAGATCGCCGCCGCACACGGCTGGCAGGTCCGAGCGACGGAGAGCACGTCGGGGGGCGCTCGGTTCGAGGTGTGGTTCGATCCGACCGAGTCCGTCGAGTCGGCAGACGAGGACTGA
- a CDS encoding lysostaphin resistance A-like protein — MTETSHGHTTADGQSSESGLLRTLGVGLGLWVLGVGGFFGAGVGVRVAAIVGLGVEYGQSPPWVTAAGQGLAAVAMLAVGGGYAVRYHDGLWGDRDLGEHARVIGGGVLVAAVAYTTFQVGVAVAGVTLPQNVIGSTQGTWVYVALLAYTVVGAPVVEEVLFRGAIQRRLRVSLGRWPAVALASVPFLSVHAGTYVGGSTLGLGLAVALLFGVSLLLGYVYDRTNALVVPVLVHAGYNTFALTTGLLGVWPA, encoded by the coding sequence ATGACGGAGACGAGTCACGGACACACGACGGCGGACGGACAGTCCTCCGAGAGTGGACTCTTGCGGACACTCGGCGTGGGACTCGGGTTGTGGGTCCTCGGTGTCGGCGGCTTCTTCGGCGCCGGTGTGGGCGTGAGAGTCGCCGCCATCGTCGGGCTCGGCGTGGAGTACGGCCAGTCCCCGCCGTGGGTGACCGCCGCCGGACAGGGGCTGGCGGCGGTGGCGATGCTCGCAGTCGGCGGCGGGTACGCGGTCCGCTACCACGACGGCCTGTGGGGTGATCGCGACCTCGGAGAGCACGCCCGTGTGATCGGTGGTGGCGTTCTCGTCGCCGCGGTCGCGTACACGACCTTCCAAGTCGGCGTCGCGGTCGCCGGCGTGACGCTCCCCCAGAACGTGATCGGGAGCACCCAGGGGACGTGGGTGTACGTCGCGCTGCTCGCGTACACCGTCGTCGGTGCTCCCGTCGTCGAGGAGGTCCTGTTCCGCGGGGCGATCCAGCGGCGGCTCCGCGTGTCGCTGGGTCGCTGGCCCGCCGTGGCACTGGCCTCCGTCCCGTTCCTGAGTGTCCACGCCGGCACCTACGTCGGCGGGTCGACGCTCGGGTTGGGACTGGCGGTGGCGCTGCTGTTCGGCGTGTCGCTGTTGTTGGGGTACGTCTACGACCGGACAAACGCGCTCGTCGTGCCCGTGTTGGTCCACGCAGGGTACAACACGTTCGCCCTCACGACCGGCCTCCTCGGTGTGTGGCCGGCCTGA